Proteins found in one Quercus robur chromosome 2, dhQueRobu3.1, whole genome shotgun sequence genomic segment:
- the LOC126712519 gene encoding enoyl-CoA hydratase 2, peroxisomal, with protein sequence MAESSGFDPQLALSHKFPETTYTYTARDSVLYALGVGACARDAVDDDELKYVYHANGEQSLQVLPTFAALFSLASLPNGFNLPGLEYDRRLLLHGQQYIELYRPFPSSACIHNKVSLAGLHDKGKAAIIEFETKSYEKETGELLCMNRTTVFLRGAGGFSKSSQPYSYSNYQTDKASAVKIPKTHPFAVFEDSTQPSQALLYRLSGDYNPLHSDPMVAKIAGFSRPILHGLCTLGFAVRAIIKCICRGDPNLIKSITGRFLLHVYPGETLITEMWLDDSRVIYQAKVKERNQTVLSGYVDVHRLPSSL encoded by the exons ACGACGTACACCTATACCGCAAG AGATTCAGTGCTCTATGCATTGGGTGTTGGAGCATGCGCACGGGATGCTGTGGATGATGACGAGCTTAAATATGTTTACCATGCAAATGGAGAACAATCTCTGCAG GTCTTGCCAACATTTGCTGCTCTATTTTCACTTGCATCATTGCCAAATGGTTTCAATTTGCCAGGGTTAGA ATATGATCGACGTCTTCTGTTGCATGGGCAACAATACATAGAATTATATCGGCCATTTCCTTCAAGTGCTTGT ATACATAATAAGGTCAGTCTTGCAGGATTGCATGATAAAG GAAAGGCAGCTATCATTGAGTTTGAAACAAAGAGCTATGAGAAAGAGACTGGTGAATTATTGTGCATGAACCG AACAACTGTCTTTCTGCGAGGTGCTGGTGGCTTTTCAAAATCATCTCAGCCATATTCCTACTCGAACTATCAAACTGACAAGGCCTCAGCtgtgaaaattccaaaaactcATCCTTTTGCAGTGTTTGAGGATTCTACCCAACCATCTCAG GCGTTGTTGTATAGGCTATCTGGTGACTATAATCCTTTGCATTCAGATCCTATGGTTGCCAAAATTGCAGG ATTCTCTCGGCCAATTTTGCACGGGTTGTGCACGCTTGGATTTGCAGTTAGGGCAATCATTAAATGTATCTGCAGAGGAGACCCAAACTTGATTAAAAGCATAACAGGACGCTTCCTTTTACATGTGTACCCGGGTGAAACTTTGATCACTGAAATGTGGCTTGATGACTCAAG GGTTATATATCAGGCAAAGGTGAAAGAACGAAACCAGACAGTGTTATCTGGCTATGTGGATGTCCATCGTTTGCCTTCATCACTGTGA